Proteins co-encoded in one Arachis hypogaea cultivar Tifrunner chromosome 13, arahy.Tifrunner.gnm2.J5K5, whole genome shotgun sequence genomic window:
- the LOC112792100 gene encoding protein C2-DOMAIN ABA-RELATED 4-like, whose product MMNDLMGLLRIHIKRGVNLAVRDVNTSDPYCVVRMGKQKLKTRVIKKDVNPEWDEELTLSVQDPSVPFTLTVYDHDTFTKDDPMGDAECDIHPFIEALKMDTQGLPSGTIITRIQPGRQNCLAEESRITLVDGKIVQDIVLRLRHVECGEVELQLQWINIPGSVM is encoded by the coding sequence ATGATGAATGACCTTATGGGGCTTCTTAGGATTCACATCAAGCGTGGTGTGAATCTGGCGGTTCGTGATGTGAATACCAGTGACCCATACTGCGTGGTTAGGATGGGGAAGCAGAAACTCAAGACACGTGTCATAAAAAAGGATGTTAACCCCGAGTGGGATGAAGAGCTTACCCTTTCCGTACAAGATCCCAGCGTTCCGTTCACGCTGACTGTGTATGACCATGACACGTTCACGAAAGACGACCCCATGGGGGATGCAGAGTGTGACATACACCCCTTCATAGAAGCATTGAAGATGGACACCCAAGGCCTCCCATCGGGCACCATAATCACCCGAATACAGCCTGGCAGGCAAAACTGCCTTGCTGAGGAGAGCCGTATTACTCTCGTCGACGGCAAAATTGTCCAAGACATTGTCCTTAGATTGCGACACGTCGAATGTGGTGAGGTTGAACTCCAGTTGCAATGGATAAATATTCCTGGATCTGTCATGTGA
- the LOC112792102 gene encoding phosphoethanolamine N-methyltransferase 2, giving the protein MASGMDEREVQKTYWIEHSADLSVEAMMLDSNASDLDKEERPEVLSLLPAYEGKSVLELGAGIGRFTGELAEKAGQLVALDFIESAIKKNESINGHHKNVKFMCADVTSPDLHISEGSVDVIFSNWLLMYLSDNEVECLAARMIKWLKDDGCIFFRESCFHQSGDSKRKYNPTHYREPRYYTKVFKECCMSDNTGNSFELSLVGCKCIGAYVRNKKNQNQICWIWQKVRSHDDKGFQRFLDRVEYSNESILRYEHVYGKGFVSVGGLETTKELVAKLGLKPGQKVLDVGCGVGGSDFYMAKNFDVEVVGIDFSINMISLAIERAIGLKYPVEFECADCTRKTYPVNTFDIIYSRDALLHIKDKPTLFKSFHKWLKPGGILLITDYCKNAENPSVEFADYIERGGYHLHDIKTYEQMLENAGFVNVIAEDRTNLFVETLQKELNDLEKKKNEFVDDLSEEYYNETVKRWKGKLNRGESGEQKWGFFIAKKE; this is encoded by the exons ATGGCTTCAG GTATGGACGAGCGTGAAGTTCAGAAAACCTACTGGATCGAGCATTCGGCTGATCTATCGGTGGAGGCCATGATGCTCGATTCCAATGCTTCCGATCTCGACAAGGAGGAGAGACCTGAG GTACTGTCCCTGCTACCAGCTTATGAAGGAAAGTCAGTTTTAGAGCTTGGAGCAGGTATTGGAAGATTTACTGGTGAATTGGCTGAGAAAGCTGGTCAGTTGGTTGCTCTGGACTTTATTGAGAGTGCAATAAAGAAG AATGAAAGCATTAATGGACACCACAAGAATGTCAAGTTCATGTGTGCTGATGTCACATCTCCAGACTTGCATATCTCTGAAGGATCGGTTGATGTGATATTCTCAAACTGGTTGCTTATGTACCTTTCAGACAATGAG GTTGAGTGTTTAGCAGCGAGGATGATAAAATGGTTAAAAGATGATGGATGTATATTTTTCAGAGAATCTTGTTTCCACCAATCTGGAGATTCAAAGAGAAAATACAACCCTACTCACTACAGGGAGCCCAGATATTACACAAAG GTATTTAAAGAATGCTGCATGAGTGATAATACTGGGAATTCCTTTGAACTTTCTCTTGTGGGATGTAAATGCATCGGAGCTTATGTTCGGAATAAGAAGAATCAAAACCAG ATTTGCTGGATATGGCAGAAAGTTAGGTCACATGATGATAAGGGGTTCCAGCGATTCTTGGATAGAGTTGAGTATAGCAATGAAAGTATTTTGCGATATGAGCATGTGTATGGCAAAGGCTTTGTGAGTGTCGGAGGACTTG AAACTACAAAAGAATTAGTGGCAAAGTTGGGACTAAAGCCTGGACAGAAAGTTCTGGATGTTGGTTGTGGTGTTGGTGGAAGTGACTTTTATATGGCTAAAAATTTTGATGTTGAGGTTGTTGGCATTGACTTCTCCATAAATATGATTTCTCTTGCTATTGAACGCGCTATTGGACTCAAATACCCCGTTGAATTCGAATGTGCCGATTGCACTAGAAAAACATATCCAGTGAACACATTTGATATAATCTACAGTCGTGATGCTCTGTTGCACATTAAA GATAAACCAACACTATTTAAATCATTTCACAAGTGGCTGAAGCCGGGTGGTATACTTCTAATTACTGATTACTGCAAAAATGCTGAAAATCCATCAGTAGAATTCGCTGATTACATTGAAAGAGGCGGATATCATCTCCATGACATTAAAACGTATGAGCAG ATGCTCGAGAATGCTGGATTCGTTAATGTCATTGCTGAGGATCGAACTAATCTG TTTGTGGAAACACTGCAGAAGGAGTTAAATGACcttgagaaaaagaagaatgaattCGTTGATGACTTAAGCGAG GAATACTACAATGAAACTGTTAAAAGGTGGAAGGGAAAACTGAACAGGGGTGAATCTGGAGAGCAGAAGTGGGGCTTCTTCATTGCGAAGAAAGAGTGA